In Pseudobacter ginsenosidimutans, the following are encoded in one genomic region:
- a CDS encoding STAS domain-containing protein — translation MKVKIDTKQKFHVIYITEPVLSGNMTAELSESLLPFLQIDVKNVIVNLKDIENLDEAAAETLLKLQQTFYEQQASFVICELQLSVKDQLDQMELLDLLNITPSESEAWDIVQMEEIERELLGGDNEF, via the coding sequence ATGAAGGTCAAAATTGATACCAAGCAAAAATTCCATGTCATTTACATCACAGAACCAGTTCTTTCTGGCAATATGACAGCGGAATTAAGTGAAAGTCTGCTTCCTTTCCTCCAAATTGACGTTAAAAACGTGATCGTTAATTTGAAAGACATTGAAAACCTGGACGAAGCTGCCGCTGAAACATTGTTAAAGCTTCAACAAACCTTTTACGAGCAACAGGCCAGCTTCGTAATCTGTGAGCTTCAACTGTCTGTAAAGGATCAGCTGGATCAAATGGAACTGCTGGACCTGCTGAACATCACCCCCTCCGAAAGTGAGGCATGGGATATAGTTCAGATGGAGGAAATCGAAAGAGAGTTGCTTGGTGGCGATAATGAGTTCTGA
- a CDS encoding 2-C-methyl-D-erythritol 4-phosphate cytidylyltransferase, whose protein sequence is MKKFAVIVAGGSGLRMGTQVPKQFLPLRDKPVLWYTLTAFLEAFDDLTIILVLPESHLQTGHEILRSTFDPDRIWMTTGGETRFHSVKNGLDHIHQHSIVFVHDGVRCLLTPDLIRRCFNMAQERGNAIPAVTAVDSIRIETFNGNAAIDRNKIKIIQTPQTFYSDLIKAAFEQEYDESFTDEASVVEKLGVKIHLLEGEPTNIKITRPLDILIAEKILEEREMGI, encoded by the coding sequence ATGAAGAAATTTGCCGTGATAGTAGCCGGTGGATCCGGCCTGCGTATGGGTACACAGGTACCCAAACAATTCCTGCCATTGCGCGATAAACCTGTGCTCTGGTACACGCTCACCGCCTTCCTGGAAGCATTCGATGATCTCACCATCATCCTGGTTCTCCCGGAATCACATCTCCAGACCGGCCATGAAATCCTCCGCTCCACCTTCGACCCCGATCGCATCTGGATGACCACCGGAGGGGAAACACGTTTCCATTCCGTTAAAAATGGACTCGATCATATCCACCAGCACTCCATCGTATTCGTGCACGACGGCGTCCGCTGCCTCCTCACGCCAGACCTCATCCGCCGCTGCTTCAATATGGCACAGGAACGAGGCAATGCCATCCCCGCCGTTACCGCGGTTGATAGTATCCGCATCGAAACATTCAATGGAAATGCTGCCATAGACCGCAACAAAATAAAAATCATACAAACACCACAAACATTCTACTCAGACCTCATCAAAGCCGCTTTCGAACAGGAATATGATGAAAGCTTCACCGATGAAGCAAGCGTAGTGGAAAAACTGGGAGTGAAAATTCACCTGCTGGAAGGCGAACCTACAAATATCAAGATCACGAGACCTCTGGATATTTTGATAGCAGAGAAGATACTTGAGGAACGCGAAATGGGGATATGA
- a CDS encoding GNAT family N-acetyltransferase: MQSLPAIQYLTRQELDIQRWDAVIQKADNGLPYAYSIYLDHMCKHWSALVLGDYEAVMPLTWNSKYGIAYLYQPPFTAQLGVFGKHLTPSLIEAFLSAIPKRFRLIEIELNQANAHANVGPQKNTSISLRNNYVLDLRAPYESLQSAYRENIRRNIKKAQQLNNRYATDIPISEVLSLSKSQMQGISNLSDRDYENFESLFNQLHQQGKAIACGVFDVNDQLLASCAYVFSNNRACYILVGNHPNGRTSGASHFLIDRFIHQHAGEELTLDFEGSDIRNLAFFYSSFGASLEIYPSLRINRFRLLGILKRWL, translated from the coding sequence ATGCAGTCCCTTCCCGCCATACAATACCTGACCCGGCAAGAACTGGATATTCAGCGCTGGGATGCTGTCATCCAAAAGGCTGATAACGGACTTCCCTATGCGTACAGCATTTACCTGGACCATATGTGCAAGCACTGGAGTGCCCTGGTCCTCGGCGATTACGAAGCGGTGATGCCACTCACCTGGAACAGTAAATACGGGATCGCTTACCTGTACCAGCCACCTTTCACCGCTCAATTGGGTGTATTCGGGAAACATCTCACGCCTTCACTGATCGAAGCTTTTCTGTCTGCCATTCCCAAAAGGTTTCGCCTGATCGAGATCGAGCTCAACCAGGCCAATGCCCATGCCAATGTCGGCCCTCAAAAAAACACCAGCATATCCCTTCGTAACAACTACGTCCTGGATCTCAGGGCTCCCTATGAGTCACTTCAATCTGCCTACCGGGAAAATATCCGGCGCAATATCAAAAAGGCGCAACAACTCAACAATCGTTATGCAACGGACATTCCCATTTCCGAGGTACTAAGTCTTTCCAAATCCCAGATGCAGGGGATTTCCAATCTCAGCGACCGCGATTATGAAAACTTTGAATCGCTCTTCAATCAATTGCATCAGCAGGGCAAAGCCATTGCCTGTGGAGTGTTTGATGTCAATGATCAGCTGCTTGCCAGTTGTGCCTACGTATTTTCGAACAATCGTGCCTGTTATATCCTTGTGGGCAATCATCCCAATGGCCGTACCAGCGGTGCATCTCATTTTCTCATCGATCGTTTCATTCATCAGCATGCCGGAGAGGAGCTTACGCTGGACTTTGAAGGTTCAGATATCCGTAACCTGGCTTTCTTTTACAGCAGTTTCGGCGCCAGTCTGGAAATTTATCCGTCTCTCCGCATTAACCGCTTTCGCCTTCTCGGGATTTTGAAACGCTGGCTGTGA
- a CDS encoding M1 family metallopeptidase, which yields MHRLLLLIGWCLLLQSSLYAQSNYWQQEVHYTIDVSLNDKEHTLDGMLKMQYINHSPDTLHFIWFHVWPNAYKNDRTAFSDQLLENGRTDFYFSDMEKRGYINRLDFRVNNARIRTEDHPQFIDVVKVWLPQPLAPGAQTLITTPFHVKLPGVFSRSGWKDHAYQIAQWYPKPAVYDKQGWHPMPYLDQGEFYSEFGSYDVRITVPEYYAVAATGNLVMGSYLPPAGSAPAPKKVEKKKHPFLMEKKPVKKPASSSFNKNKNKKAALTITNDPPPDLPAKANAPVPTRTLQFKQDRIHDFAWFANPDFVLDSDTIQLASGRMVTANVFRLPSKSELWKRGLPMLKEAVRWRSEVIGEYPYDVVSVAETPMGFSGGMEYPTITSISPVSTASDLEKLIGHEVGHNWFYGVIGTNERDNPWMDEGINTYYDIRFGELNNDSGGNWMTRRIPEDDPRLFVSVVTKDKLDQPITTKGADFTPLNYAVVAYMKTGLWMQELQKTLGTRLFDSCMQEYYKQWQFRHPSPEDFRKIMEETSGRNLDNFFNELDRKGDISPYSGRKKFKPTFMFNFKDNDKVNYINFFPALGYNSYDKFMAGLLIHNYNPPFQKFRYVFAPLYAFGSKQVNGVGRIGYTFLPDRKIRKIDIGVGAARFSTMEGVDSNNNKLFGGYYRFTPQLRITFGNKTARNPIEHWIEWKTFIIGERGFNYAMSSKDSLYHPYKAETKTSYINQLTWNVTNYRTLYPYDAQLQIQQGDGFYRASVTGNYFLNYSSGGGLQVRAFAAKFGYIGGHTLEKEFRTIRYQPKLTAVRGYEDYTYSNYFIGRNEQEGIGNQQIMIRDGGLKLRTDLFQDLQGRSDNWIASMNFNTTLPTKMFPIELPVRLFLDVGTYAEAWKKDAYTSRFLYVGGVQLVLYRELINIYIPVVYSKEFRDNLKTVPEENKFLKKISFSIDIHRLNLRRMTKNYYSF from the coding sequence GTGCACAGACTTCTACTACTCATTGGCTGGTGCTTACTGCTTCAATCCTCACTCTACGCGCAATCCAACTACTGGCAACAGGAAGTTCACTATACCATCGACGTTAGTCTGAATGATAAGGAACATACGCTCGATGGCATGCTCAAAATGCAGTACATCAATCATTCTCCCGATACACTTCATTTCATTTGGTTCCATGTATGGCCCAATGCCTATAAGAACGATCGCACCGCTTTCTCCGATCAGTTGCTGGAGAACGGCCGTACTGATTTCTATTTTTCGGATATGGAAAAACGTGGGTATATCAACCGGCTTGATTTCCGCGTGAACAATGCCCGTATCAGAACGGAAGACCATCCGCAATTTATCGATGTGGTGAAAGTGTGGTTGCCTCAGCCATTGGCGCCCGGCGCTCAGACACTGATCACCACGCCATTCCATGTGAAGCTGCCCGGCGTTTTCAGCAGGAGCGGCTGGAAAGATCATGCCTACCAGATTGCACAATGGTATCCCAAACCTGCAGTGTACGACAAACAGGGCTGGCATCCCATGCCTTATCTCGACCAGGGAGAATTCTACAGTGAGTTCGGCAGTTACGATGTTCGCATCACTGTTCCCGAATACTATGCAGTTGCCGCCACCGGCAATCTTGTGATGGGATCATATCTTCCTCCGGCCGGTTCAGCTCCGGCACCGAAAAAAGTGGAAAAGAAGAAACACCCTTTCCTGATGGAGAAGAAACCGGTGAAGAAACCAGCATCTTCCTCATTCAATAAGAACAAGAACAAAAAAGCGGCGCTCACCATCACCAACGATCCTCCGCCTGATCTTCCTGCGAAGGCCAATGCACCTGTTCCAACGCGCACTTTGCAGTTCAAACAGGACCGCATACACGATTTTGCCTGGTTCGCCAATCCTGACTTCGTCCTCGATTCCGATACAATACAGCTGGCTTCCGGCCGCATGGTCACAGCCAATGTATTCCGCCTGCCTTCCAAAAGTGAATTATGGAAAAGAGGACTGCCTATGCTGAAAGAAGCGGTCCGCTGGCGTTCTGAAGTGATCGGTGAATATCCCTATGATGTGGTAAGTGTTGCCGAAACTCCCATGGGTTTCAGTGGTGGTATGGAGTATCCCACCATTACAAGTATCTCTCCGGTGAGCACTGCTTCGGACCTGGAAAAACTTATCGGTCACGAAGTTGGACATAACTGGTTCTACGGCGTTATCGGCACCAATGAAAGGGATAATCCCTGGATGGACGAAGGCATCAATACCTATTACGATATCCGCTTTGGTGAACTCAATAATGATTCCGGTGGAAACTGGATGACACGCCGCATTCCGGAAGATGATCCCCGCCTCTTCGTGTCTGTTGTTACAAAGGACAAGCTGGACCAGCCCATTACCACCAAAGGTGCAGACTTCACGCCACTCAACTATGCCGTAGTGGCCTACATGAAAACAGGTCTCTGGATGCAGGAGCTGCAGAAAACACTCGGTACCCGCCTGTTCGATAGCTGCATGCAGGAGTATTACAAACAATGGCAGTTCAGGCATCCTTCGCCTGAGGACTTTCGTAAAATAATGGAAGAGACATCCGGCCGCAACCTGGATAATTTCTTCAATGAGCTGGACCGCAAGGGGGACATATCGCCGTATTCCGGCAGAAAGAAATTCAAACCCACTTTCATGTTCAATTTCAAGGACAATGACAAGGTGAATTACATCAACTTCTTCCCTGCGCTGGGTTATAACAGTTATGATAAGTTCATGGCAGGTCTGCTCATTCATAATTACAATCCGCCTTTTCAAAAATTCCGTTATGTATTTGCACCGCTCTATGCATTCGGCAGTAAGCAGGTGAATGGAGTGGGAAGGATCGGTTATACCTTTCTGCCCGACAGGAAAATCAGGAAGATCGATATCGGTGTTGGCGCTGCACGTTTTTCCACGATGGAAGGAGTTGACAGCAACAACAATAAACTGTTTGGCGGCTATTACCGTTTCACGCCGCAACTGCGCATTACTTTCGGTAACAAAACGGCCCGCAATCCTATCGAGCACTGGATCGAATGGAAGACCTTCATCATCGGTGAGCGCGGCTTCAATTATGCCATGAGCAGCAAGGATTCGCTCTATCATCCCTATAAAGCTGAAACGAAAACCAGCTATATCAATCAACTGACCTGGAACGTTACCAATTACCGGACCCTGTATCCCTACGATGCGCAATTACAGATCCAGCAGGGTGATGGTTTCTATCGCGCATCCGTCACTGGTAATTATTTTCTCAATTACAGTTCCGGCGGTGGTTTGCAGGTGCGCGCCTTTGCAGCAAAGTTCGGATACATTGGAGGTCATACTCTCGAGAAAGAATTCCGAACCATCAGGTACCAGCCCAAGCTTACGGCTGTACGTGGTTACGAAGATTATACCTACAGCAACTATTTCATTGGTCGCAATGAACAGGAGGGCATCGGCAATCAGCAGATCATGATCCGCGATGGCGGCCTCAAACTGCGCACCGATCTGTTCCAGGACCTTCAGGGAAGATCCGATAACTGGATTGCATCCATGAACTTCAACACTACGCTGCCGACGAAAATGTTCCCTATTGAACTACCTGTTCGTTTGTTCCTGGACGTGGGTACCTATGCCGAAGCCTGGAAGAAAGATGCCTATACCAGTCGATTTCTCTATGTGGGCGGAGTACAGCTGGTACTGTACCGCGAACTGATCAATATCTATATCCCCGTAGTATACAGCAAAGAGTTCCGCGACAATCTCAAAACGGTTCCCGAAGAAAACAAGTTCCTGAAGAAGATCTCTTTCAGCATCGATATCCACAGGCTGAATCTGCGCAGGATGACCAAAAACTATTATTCGTTCTAG
- a CDS encoding sugar transferase → MPKPFNGSEKTIHSAWYLLSDYTAAVLGWIVFYFARRYFLNEHIIVNNKIFLNDRFWLGLMIIPIGWVVFQGMLGAYQSLYRKSRLSEFALTVLSSLIGCTLIFFALVINDPQHHYTYFYNALATYIGVQILFTWTGRLMILSRVKQQLMRGNVHFNTLLIGGNSVATRIFKETREGLANAGFHYKGFLAAGQEPNGIREYLPQFGSYKDMSEVIDQRGIKLVVIAVDKNEKQQINHIVEVLSEKDVEVKIVPDTLDILSGSVRTSNITGALLSDIRTDLMPEWQQNIKRVVDVVVAISGLIFLSPFLAYVAIRVKLSSAGPVIYSQERVGYRGRRFHIFKFRSMFHHAEANGPQLSDTNDPRITSWGRIMRKWRVDELPQLWNILKGDMSLVGPRPEREYYIRQIQQQTPYYNYLLKVKPGLTSWGMVQFGYASSVEEMVVRMKYDLTYIENVSLAIDLKIMLHTLRILFLGKGK, encoded by the coding sequence TTGCCTAAACCTTTTAATGGATCAGAAAAAACCATTCACAGTGCCTGGTACCTGCTAAGTGACTATACTGCAGCTGTGCTTGGATGGATAGTTTTTTATTTCGCCAGAAGGTATTTCCTCAATGAGCATATCATCGTCAACAACAAGATCTTTCTGAACGACAGGTTCTGGTTGGGATTGATGATCATTCCCATTGGATGGGTTGTATTCCAGGGAATGTTGGGAGCGTACCAGTCACTCTACCGGAAATCACGGTTGAGCGAGTTTGCATTGACTGTACTCAGTTCCCTCATTGGTTGTACGCTGATCTTCTTTGCCCTGGTGATCAACGATCCCCAGCATCACTATACCTACTTTTACAATGCACTTGCCACTTATATCGGCGTGCAGATACTGTTTACCTGGACCGGCCGCCTGATGATCCTTTCCCGTGTGAAGCAACAGCTCATGCGCGGGAATGTGCATTTCAATACTCTCCTCATCGGTGGCAATTCCGTTGCCACCAGGATCTTCAAGGAAACACGCGAAGGTTTGGCCAATGCAGGCTTCCACTACAAGGGATTCCTGGCGGCAGGGCAGGAGCCCAACGGTATCCGGGAATACCTGCCACAGTTCGGTTCGTATAAGGATATGAGTGAGGTGATAGATCAGCGCGGCATCAAACTGGTAGTAATTGCGGTTGACAAGAATGAAAAACAACAGATCAACCATATAGTGGAAGTGCTGAGCGAAAAAGATGTGGAGGTGAAGATCGTTCCTGATACGCTCGATATCCTTTCCGGCAGTGTACGCACCAGCAATATTACCGGCGCCCTGCTTTCCGATATACGTACAGACCTGATGCCGGAATGGCAACAGAATATCAAACGCGTGGTGGATGTAGTGGTGGCGATTTCCGGACTCATTTTCCTGAGCCCCTTCCTGGCCTATGTAGCCATCAGGGTGAAGCTCTCTTCGGCCGGGCCGGTTATCTACTCACAGGAACGGGTAGGGTACAGAGGAAGGAGATTCCATATTTTCAAGTTCAGGAGCATGTTCCATCATGCAGAAGCCAATGGACCGCAATTGTCCGATACCAATGATCCAAGGATCACTTCCTGGGGCAGGATCATGCGCAAGTGGCGTGTAGATGAATTGCCACAATTATGGAATATCCTCAAAGGCGATATGAGCCTGGTAGGACCACGTCCTGAAAGAGAGTATTATATCCGCCAGATCCAGCAACAAACGCCTTATTATAATTACCTGCTGAAAGTGAAACCAGGCCTCACTTCCTGGGGAATGGTACAATTCGGTTATGCCAGCTCCGTTGAAGAAATGGTGGTGAGAATGAAATATGATTTGACATATATCGAAAATGTTTCGCTGGCCATCGATCTCAAGATCATGCTCCATACCCTGCGCATCCTCTTTCTGGGCAAGGGCAAGTGA
- a CDS encoding Gfo/Idh/MocA family protein, which produces MLKVGVFGVGHLGKFHLNNWKEMKDVELVGFFDPSDDAAQQITEKYQLPRFLDPELLMDAVDAVDIVAPTTYHFDLCRKAIRKGKHVFVEKPLANTMDEARELVKLVKESNIKFQVGHVERFNPAFLSLSGLDLQPMFIEVHRLAEFNPRGTEVSVILDLMIHDIDIILNLVKSEVKMISASGVAVMTDTPDIANVRIEFNNGCVANLTSSRISMKKMRKMRLFQKDAYIGVDFLNKKSEVIKLKSPLDVDAFSFDLDTPHGKRTIAVINPQVPEVNAIKKELEAFRDAIAENTPTRVSEVDGYRAMDVAHQILQKIKNNSIVA; this is translated from the coding sequence ATGCTAAAGGTAGGCGTTTTCGGTGTAGGCCATCTGGGTAAGTTCCATCTGAATAACTGGAAGGAGATGAAGGATGTAGAACTGGTAGGCTTTTTTGACCCTTCAGATGATGCAGCACAACAAATAACGGAAAAATATCAACTCCCCAGGTTCCTGGATCCCGAATTGCTGATGGATGCCGTGGATGCCGTAGACATTGTAGCGCCCACCACTTACCATTTCGACCTCTGCAGAAAAGCCATCCGGAAAGGCAAGCATGTATTTGTGGAGAAACCCCTGGCCAATACCATGGATGAAGCGCGTGAACTGGTGAAACTGGTGAAAGAATCCAATATCAAGTTCCAGGTTGGTCATGTTGAAAGGTTCAATCCTGCTTTCCTCTCCCTGTCCGGCCTCGACCTGCAGCCCATGTTCATCGAAGTGCATCGTCTGGCGGAATTCAATCCCCGCGGCACGGAAGTGAGCGTGATACTCGACCTGATGATCCACGATATCGATATTATCCTCAATCTCGTGAAGAGTGAAGTGAAAATGATTTCCGCCAGCGGCGTGGCCGTTATGACGGATACGCCCGATATAGCCAACGTGAGGATCGAGTTCAATAACGGATGTGTGGCCAACCTCACTTCCAGCAGGATCTCCATGAAGAAGATGCGTAAAATGCGTTTGTTCCAAAAAGATGCGTATATTGGCGTTGACTTCCTTAACAAGAAATCCGAAGTGATCAAACTCAAGAGCCCGCTGGATGTGGATGCTTTCTCGTTCGACCTGGATACACCACACGGGAAACGCACCATTGCGGTGATCAACCCACAAGTACCTGAAGTTAATGCGATAAAAAAAGAGCTCGAAGCTTTCCGCGATGCCATCGCGGAAAATACACCTACACGTGTGTCTGAAGTAGATGGTTACAGAGCAATGGACGTAGCGCATCAAATACTTCAGAAAATTAAAAACAACAGTATTGTTGCCTAA
- a CDS encoding murein L,D-transpeptidase catalytic domain family protein: protein MSKKIFFAPSPIGSIEYHAIAWSLSKMEVYDSLHLEEQGLSRTVFQMALNGMEKLKKTGLIRDNILSIADFSRPSSEKRLFVIDLNNYQVLFHSLVAHGNRSGKESANVFSNKPRSNASSLGFYVTGQTYRGSNGYSLKLQGMEKGINDAAFRRAIVVHGADYVSDSWINSKGYIGRSQGCPAVPTDISRPLIDEIKDGTVLFIYHPTSAYISRSKLVR, encoded by the coding sequence TTGTCTAAAAAGATTTTCTTTGCTCCCAGCCCCATTGGAAGTATCGAGTATCATGCCATTGCCTGGTCTCTTTCCAAAATGGAGGTATATGATAGCCTTCATCTCGAAGAGCAGGGGCTGAGCCGTACGGTTTTCCAGATGGCTCTTAATGGAATGGAAAAACTGAAAAAGACCGGCCTCATTCGCGATAATATCCTCTCAATAGCAGATTTCTCCAGGCCAAGCAGCGAAAAACGCCTGTTTGTGATCGACCTCAATAATTATCAGGTACTTTTCCATAGCCTGGTGGCCCATGGCAACCGCTCCGGAAAAGAGTCCGCCAATGTATTCTCCAACAAGCCCAGGAGCAATGCCAGCAGTTTGGGTTTCTACGTAACCGGTCAAACCTATCGCGGCAGCAATGGCTATTCCCTGAAATTGCAGGGAATGGAAAAAGGGATCAACGATGCTGCTTTCCGCAGGGCCATTGTAGTGCATGGAGCCGACTATGTTTCGGATTCATGGATCAACAGCAAGGGTTATATTGGAAGAAGCCAGGGTTGTCCGGCAGTGCCTACAGATATCAGCCGTCCCCTGATAGACGAGATCAAAGATGGAACAGTGCTGTTTATCTATCACCCCACATCCGCTTATATTTCCCGTTCAAAGTTGGTGCGCTGA
- a CDS encoding LytR/AlgR family response regulator transcription factor: MKINCLIIDDEPWALDLMEDFIQKIPYLRLVARCEGPMAARPYFDKEEIDLIFLDIRMPDLSGIQFLKTLPRKPSVIFVTAYNEFAVEGFELDAIDYLLKPVPFDRFVGAVSKAYEYISFRKNNRQVASNEDFIFIKTSHKIQKIFYEDIIYLEGLKDYTRIHLSGSRKPIVTLQSLKYFESRLPSTTFIRIHRSYIVSLRKLDTVSRKTVFLGETELPCSEHYRNILYTLIGENL, translated from the coding sequence ATGAAAATTAATTGCCTCATCATCGATGATGAACCCTGGGCTCTGGACCTGATGGAAGACTTTATTCAGAAGATCCCCTATCTCAGGCTGGTGGCCAGATGTGAGGGCCCGATGGCAGCAAGACCGTATTTCGACAAGGAAGAGATCGATCTCATTTTCCTGGATATCAGGATGCCGGATCTTTCAGGGATCCAGTTCCTCAAAACACTTCCCAGGAAACCGTCGGTGATCTTTGTTACGGCCTACAATGAATTTGCCGTGGAGGGATTTGAACTGGATGCTATCGATTACCTGTTGAAACCGGTGCCATTCGACAGATTCGTTGGCGCAGTGAGCAAAGCCTACGAATACATCAGCTTCCGCAAGAACAACCGTCAGGTGGCCAGCAATGAAGATTTCATTTTTATCAAAACTTCTCACAAGATCCAGAAGATCTTTTACGAGGACATTATCTATCTCGAGGGACTGAAAGATTACACGCGTATCCATCTTTCCGGTAGCAGAAAGCCCATCGTAACTTTACAAAGCCTGAAGTACTTCGAGAGCCGTCTGCCTTCAACTACCTTTATCCGCATTCACCGATCCTATATCGTATCGCTCCGTAAACTGGACACTGTCAGCAGGAAAACTGTGTTCCTGGGTGAAACCGAACTGCCCTGCAGTGAACATTATCGTAATATTTTGTATACTTTGATCGGAGAAAATTTATAA
- a CDS encoding sensor histidine kinase, producing the protein MRKDSALDVFAYVLGFKPAKTVVHRLLIISLHILGWGLFLTLPLLIYRIEILDTFFLYREVVNKVFLILLFYFHYYFLIPRFFQKKQYGKYFLTILGCLLVICLQQLVVESFIQYKFRKQAGMVIRTGPNRFFHRLSPVGKMQLAPMVGSVTVNKDTTMIRRVGPDGSFVENIEYRKSSDHEKDTVVVLTTRMVPSGEQSRERFVERSFSQGALPAMPMGRTLAIAGDIPVMKLFGSEIPLMALPMLLMDTLTSAIIILLISGFIKLANSLLISEKQKKVLETERLNAELSFLKLQINPHFLFNTLNSIYSQAHLKSEQTEYSILKFSQIMRYVLYDTSTEKITLRNDLEYISNYIDLQKLRLSKNVTVRYNVTGNTDNLLIAPLLLITYIENAFKHGVSYTIPSEIRINIDVIGNNLLLTVSNAITSTRQTGHEGVGLINAKRRLDVLYPGRYLLDVVDNKSLYIVNLKIELDHEN; encoded by the coding sequence ATGAGAAAAGACAGTGCGCTGGATGTTTTTGCCTACGTGTTAGGATTCAAGCCTGCTAAAACGGTGGTGCACCGTCTGCTTATCATTTCATTGCATATCCTGGGATGGGGACTCTTCCTCACCCTGCCTTTGCTGATCTACCGAATTGAGATACTCGATACTTTTTTCCTGTACAGGGAAGTGGTCAACAAGGTGTTCCTTATTCTTCTATTCTATTTCCACTATTACTTTCTCATTCCAAGATTCTTTCAGAAAAAGCAATACGGAAAATATTTCCTTACCATACTTGGTTGTTTGCTGGTGATCTGCCTGCAGCAACTGGTAGTGGAATCTTTCATTCAATACAAATTCCGGAAACAGGCCGGTATGGTGATCAGAACAGGACCCAATCGTTTCTTTCATCGCCTTTCACCCGTTGGTAAAATGCAGCTGGCGCCGATGGTTGGGTCAGTTACTGTGAACAAGGATACCACCATGATCAGAAGGGTAGGGCCTGATGGAAGTTTTGTGGAGAATATCGAATACAGGAAATCTTCAGATCACGAAAAAGATACTGTGGTAGTGCTGACCACACGTATGGTGCCTTCGGGTGAGCAAAGCCGTGAGCGTTTTGTTGAACGGAGTTTTTCCCAGGGCGCGCTTCCTGCCATGCCGATGGGACGCACCCTGGCCATTGCAGGAGATATCCCGGTGATGAAATTGTTTGGATCTGAAATCCCATTGATGGCTTTGCCCATGTTGCTGATGGATACACTCACTTCCGCCATTATCATTCTGCTGATCAGTGGATTCATCAAACTGGCCAATTCATTGCTCATCAGTGAAAAACAAAAGAAGGTCCTGGAAACGGAAAGACTGAATGCGGAGCTCAGCTTCCTGAAACTCCAGATCAACCCGCATTTCCTTTTCAATACCCTTAACAGCATTTATTCACAGGCGCATCTCAAATCAGAACAAACGGAATACTCCATCCTGAAGTTCAGTCAGATCATGCGTTATGTGCTGTACGATACAAGTACCGAAAAGATCACACTGAGAAATGACCTTGAATATATCAGCAATTATATCGATCTTCAAAAACTTCGATTATCCAAAAACGTTACAGTCAGATACAATGTGACCGGCAATACAGATAACCTGCTGATCGCGCCATTGCTCCTTATCACCTATATCGAAAATGCATTTAAACATGGTGTGAGTTATACCATTCCTTCCGAGATCAGGATCAATATAGACGTGATCGGCAATAACCTGCTGCTCACAGTTTCCAATGCCATTACCTCTACACGCCAGACGGGGCATGAAGGGGTAGGACTGATCAATGCAAAAAGAAGGCTGGATGTTTTATATCCCGGCAGGTACCTGCTGGATGTGGTAGACAATAAATCCCTCTACATTGTTAACCTCAAAATCGAGTTGGACCATGAAAATTAA